The Ranitomeya imitator isolate aRanImi1 chromosome 8, aRanImi1.pri, whole genome shotgun sequence genome window below encodes:
- the LOC138647683 gene encoding musculoskeletal embryonic nuclear protein 1-like isoform X1 translates to MSQPQDTPIKKKRPKVKEEDLKGAKDKLGKQTPIKSKTYQVMRECEQAGGSAPSVFSQARTGTETAFDKPKEAPAKSVFG, encoded by the exons ATGTCCCAACCACAG GACACACCAATTAAAAAGAAGAGACCAAAGGTAAAGGAGGAAGATCTCAAAGGAGCCAAAGATAAGCTTGGGAAACAAACACCGATCAAATCTAAGACATATCAAGTTATGAGAGAATGTG AACAAGCCGGAGGTTCAGCCCCATCGGTGTTCAGCCAGGCCAGAACAGGAACAGAGACAGCCTTCGATAAGCCCAAAGAAGCACCAGCAAAAAGTGTGTTTGGATGA